One window of the Shewanella litorisediminis genome contains the following:
- the hutH gene encoding histidine ammonia-lyase, whose amino-acid sequence MRFRYGVDHLTLEIVNGIANGSIQAELCQQAIDKINASRHNVDVMAASDKAIYGINTGFGPLCDTQISPAETHLLQKNLLITHAVGVGEPIAKSISRLMLITKVHALSQGFSGIRLEVVERMLAFLALDLIPVVPEQGSVGASGDLAPLSHLFLPLIGEGEFWHGDGDISAAEALKANGLAPLELHAKEGLALINGTQFILSHAITALTKMAYLLDLADMAGAMSIEGMQGSQSPFRAELHEIRPFAGNIEVAARMRKFFEGSENMASHEDCDRVQDPYSLRCIPQVHGASRNAFNHLKELAEIEMNSVTDNPIVISSEEAISGGGFHGQPLAMVLDYTSIAAAELGNIADRRCYLLLEGLHGLPRLLTTSGGLNSGMMIPQYVTAALVTENKSLCFPPSADSVPTSMGQEDHVSMGSISGRKLNQILGNLEKIFAIELMYAAQAIDFRRPNRCSDIIEQNHALIRAKVAKLEEDRLLKPDIDAIIALVKAQAFIVN is encoded by the coding sequence ATGCGTTTTAGATATGGTGTCGACCATCTCACTCTCGAAATCGTAAACGGCATTGCCAACGGCAGTATCCAGGCCGAGCTGTGTCAGCAAGCCATCGACAAGATTAACGCCAGCCGCCATAACGTGGATGTGATGGCCGCATCCGACAAGGCCATTTACGGCATTAACACGGGCTTTGGCCCCCTGTGCGACACCCAAATTTCACCCGCCGAAACCCATCTTCTGCAGAAAAACCTGCTGATCACCCATGCGGTGGGCGTGGGCGAACCGATTGCCAAGTCCATCTCCAGGCTGATGCTCATCACCAAGGTGCACGCCCTGAGCCAGGGCTTCTCCGGTATTCGCCTGGAAGTGGTTGAGCGCATGCTGGCCTTTCTCGCCCTCGACCTCATTCCTGTGGTGCCGGAGCAGGGCTCTGTGGGCGCCTCAGGCGATCTCGCCCCTTTATCGCACCTCTTTTTGCCGCTGATTGGCGAAGGTGAGTTCTGGCATGGCGATGGCGACATTTCTGCCGCCGAAGCCCTGAAGGCCAATGGCCTTGCACCGCTTGAGCTGCATGCCAAAGAAGGCCTGGCGCTCATTAACGGCACCCAGTTTATTTTGTCCCACGCCATTACCGCGCTGACCAAGATGGCGTATCTGCTTGATTTGGCGGATATGGCCGGTGCCATGAGCATTGAAGGCATGCAGGGCAGTCAGTCGCCGTTTCGTGCCGAGCTGCACGAAATCCGCCCCTTTGCCGGCAACATCGAAGTGGCCGCCCGTATGCGCAAGTTCTTCGAGGGCTCCGAGAACATGGCCTCCCATGAAGATTGCGATCGGGTGCAGGACCCATATTCACTGCGCTGTATTCCCCAGGTACACGGCGCCTCACGCAATGCCTTCAATCATTTGAAGGAACTGGCCGAAATCGAGATGAACTCGGTGACCGACAACCCGATTGTCATCAGCAGCGAAGAAGCCATTTCCGGTGGCGGTTTCCACGGCCAGCCTCTGGCCATGGTGCTGGATTACACCTCCATTGCCGCGGCTGAACTCGGTAACATTGCCGATCGACGCTGCTATTTGCTGCTGGAAGGCCTGCACGGTCTGCCGCGCCTTTTGACCACCTCCGGTGGCCTTAACTCCGGCATGATGATCCCCCAGTACGTGACCGCGGCGCTGGTTACCGAAAACAAATCCCTGTGCTTCCCGCCATCGGCCGACAGCGTGCCTACCTCCATGGGCCAGGAAGACCATGTGTCCATGGGCAGTATCTCCGGCCGTAAGCTCAATCAGATCTTGGGTAACCTTGAGAAAATCTTCGCCATTGAGCTTATGTATGCCGCGCAGGCCATTGATTTTCGCCGCCCCAACCGCTGCTCTGACATTATTGAGCAAAACCATGCTCTTATTCGCGCTAAAGTGGCCAAGCTTGAAGAAGACAGATTGCTCAAGCCCGATATCGACGCCATCATCGCCCTGGTGAAAGCCCAGGCCTTTATTGTGAACTGA
- a CDS encoding MltR family transcriptional regulator, giving the protein MRLEHAEDLAKFVEELRKETDRGLPLVGAALIDEKLLETLQAFFIEGKSSKRLLTEGNAPLGTFSSKIETCFALGLIDEFEYQEISLIRKVRNEFAHAKHGLSFQTEKIKGFCSSLKSDLPEGSNYPTNDPRFRFTNAIVCIVLRLYYRPAWVEKERRESKTWVTADEVRWRSVEDELPPEGVPVMVMAKGKDK; this is encoded by the coding sequence ATGAGATTAGAGCATGCAGAAGACTTAGCGAAGTTTGTTGAAGAGCTAAGAAAAGAAACTGATAGAGGCCTCCCTTTAGTTGGCGCTGCACTAATTGATGAAAAGCTACTTGAAACACTACAGGCATTTTTTATAGAGGGTAAGTCTTCTAAAAGGTTACTTACCGAAGGCAATGCTCCTTTAGGTACATTCTCTTCTAAAATTGAAACTTGTTTTGCATTGGGTCTAATAGATGAGTTCGAGTACCAAGAAATAAGTTTAATTCGTAAAGTAAGAAATGAATTTGCACATGCAAAGCATGGGCTTTCATTTCAAACAGAAAAAATCAAAGGATTCTGCTCAAGTTTAAAATCTGACTTACCAGAAGGTTCTAACTACCCAACTAATGACCCAAGGTTTAGATTTACTAATGCAATTGTGTGTATTGTCTTGCGACTCTATTATAGGCCTGCTTGGGTAGAGAAAGAGAGAAGAGAATCTAAAACTTGGGTAACTGCTGATGAAGTAAGGTGGCGTTCAGTCGAAGATGAGCTACCACCTGAAGGTGTTCCAGTAATGGTCATGGCAAAAGGCAAAGATAAATGA
- a CDS encoding urocanate hydratase: MDTQMTFQAQIQQGIPSELPAPKPYPEGANRAPKRKDILTPAEKQLAVRNALRYFPAEWHQELAVEFAKELNDFGRIYMYRFKPEYAMKARAISDYPAKCEQAAAIMLMVDNNLDPAVAQHPEELITYGGNGAVFQNWAQYRLTMKYLSEMEADQTLHLYSGHPMGLFPSSVDAPRVVVTNGMMIPNYSKPDDWERFNALGVTQYGQMTAGSFMYIGPQGIVHGTTITVMNGFRKVLEKGDSPKGKIFLTAGLGGMSGAQPKAGNIAGCITVCAEVNPKAATKRHEQGWVDELIDNMDALIARVKQAQANEEVVSIAFIGNVVNVWEAFDEHDIFVHLGSDQTSLHNPWSGGYYPVDISYDESNRLIREEPELFKAKVQATLKRHADAINRHTAKGTYFFDYGNAFLLEASRAGGDVMAANGIDFKYPSYVQDILGPMCFDYGFGPFRWVCTSGNSADLDRTDAIAADVLERIMATAPEEIQQQMQDNITWIKDAKENKLVVGSQARILYADAEGRMEIAKAFNDAISRGEIGPVVLGRDHHDVSGTDSPFRETSNIYDGSRFTADMAIHNVIGDSFRGATWVSIHNGGGVGWGEVINGGFGMLLDGTEAAERRLKSMLLFDVNNGIARRSWARNEEANFAIKREMARTPKLKVTLANRVDDDIINGLEF; this comes from the coding sequence ATGGATACTCAGATGACTTTCCAGGCACAAATCCAGCAGGGGATCCCAAGCGAGCTGCCTGCGCCAAAGCCCTATCCGGAAGGGGCCAACCGTGCGCCCAAGCGCAAAGACATTCTCACCCCGGCCGAAAAACAGCTGGCGGTGCGTAACGCGCTGCGTTATTTTCCCGCCGAGTGGCACCAGGAGCTGGCGGTAGAGTTTGCCAAAGAACTCAATGACTTTGGCCGTATCTACATGTACCGCTTCAAGCCTGAATACGCCATGAAGGCCCGCGCCATTTCCGATTATCCGGCCAAATGCGAGCAGGCGGCCGCCATCATGCTGATGGTTGACAACAACCTGGATCCGGCCGTGGCCCAGCACCCTGAAGAGCTGATTACCTACGGCGGCAACGGTGCTGTGTTCCAGAACTGGGCTCAGTATCGTCTGACCATGAAGTACTTAAGCGAGATGGAGGCGGATCAGACCCTGCACCTCTACTCGGGCCACCCCATGGGGCTGTTCCCATCGTCAGTGGATGCGCCGCGGGTAGTGGTAACCAACGGCATGATGATCCCCAATTACTCCAAGCCTGACGACTGGGAGCGTTTTAACGCGCTGGGCGTAACCCAATACGGCCAGATGACCGCAGGCTCCTTTATGTACATTGGCCCCCAGGGCATTGTGCACGGTACTACCATCACTGTGATGAACGGTTTCCGTAAGGTGCTGGAAAAGGGCGACAGCCCCAAGGGTAAGATTTTCCTTACCGCCGGTCTTGGCGGCATGAGCGGTGCTCAGCCCAAGGCGGGTAACATCGCCGGTTGTATCACCGTGTGTGCCGAGGTGAACCCCAAGGCTGCCACCAAGCGCCACGAGCAGGGCTGGGTGGATGAGCTTATCGATAATATGGATGCGCTGATTGCCCGGGTAAAACAGGCCCAGGCCAACGAAGAAGTGGTGTCCATCGCCTTTATCGGTAATGTGGTAAACGTATGGGAAGCCTTTGACGAGCATGATATTTTTGTTCATCTTGGCTCAGACCAAACATCCCTTCACAACCCCTGGTCCGGCGGCTACTACCCGGTGGATATCAGCTACGATGAGTCCAATCGCCTCATCCGCGAAGAGCCTGAGCTGTTTAAAGCCAAGGTACAGGCCACGCTCAAGCGCCATGCCGACGCCATCAACCGCCACACCGCCAAAGGCACTTACTTCTTCGATTACGGCAACGCCTTTTTGCTGGAAGCCTCCCGCGCCGGTGGTGATGTGATGGCAGCCAACGGCATCGACTTCAAGTACCCATCCTACGTGCAGGACATTCTGGGGCCCATGTGCTTCGACTACGGCTTTGGCCCGTTCCGCTGGGTGTGTACTTCCGGCAACAGCGCCGATCTCGACCGCACCGATGCCATCGCCGCCGACGTGCTGGAGCGGATTATGGCAACGGCTCCGGAAGAAATTCAGCAGCAGATGCAGGACAACATCACCTGGATTAAAGACGCCAAAGAAAACAAGCTGGTGGTGGGTTCTCAGGCGCGTATTCTCTATGCCGATGCCGAAGGCCGGATGGAAATTGCCAAGGCCTTTAACGATGCCATTAGCCGCGGTGAAATCGGCCCCGTGGTACTGGGCCGTGACCATCACGACGTGAGCGGCACAGACTCACCGTTTCGCGAAACCTCCAACATCTATGATGGCAGTCGCTTTACCGCCGATATGGCCATTCATAACGTGATTGGCGACAGCTTCCGCGGCGCCACCTGGGTATCCATCCACAACGGCGGCGGGGTAGGTTGGGGCGAAGTGATCAACGGTGGCTTCGGCATGCTGCTGGATGGCACAGAAGCCGCCGAGCGCCGCTTAAAGTCGATGCTGCTGTTTGATGTAAATAACGGCATTGCCCGTCGCAGCTGGGCCCGCAACGAAGAAGCAAACTTCGCCATCAAACGGGAAATGGCCCGCACGCCAAAGCTTAAGGTGACCCTGGCCAATCGCGTCGATGACGACATCATCAATGGGCTTGAGTTTTAA
- a CDS encoding Lrp/AsnC family transcriptional regulator, whose protein sequence is MISKEDERLLALLKNNARISVSDLARALDLSRSTVQTRIARLEQTGVIKGYGVELGEAYTSHLVSAHVAIKVKQKFTTKTNVELKKMHMISELYAISGEYDLIAVVQAQTTEQLSHLLDDIGNLDGVERTTSSVILETKFKR, encoded by the coding sequence ATGATAAGCAAAGAGGACGAGCGTCTGTTGGCGCTGCTGAAAAACAATGCCCGCATCAGCGTATCGGACTTGGCCCGTGCGCTGGATTTATCCCGCTCGACCGTGCAGACCCGCATCGCCCGGCTGGAGCAAACCGGCGTGATAAAAGGCTACGGCGTAGAGCTGGGTGAGGCTTATACCAGCCACCTGGTGTCGGCCCATGTGGCGATTAAGGTGAAGCAGAAATTCACCACCAAGACCAATGTGGAATTAAAGAAGATGCACATGATAAGTGAGTTGTACGCTATCAGCGGTGAGTACGACCTGATTGCCGTGGTGCAGGCACAAACCACAGAGCAGCTTAGTCACCTGCTGGATGATATTGGTAATCTTGATGGGGTAGAGCGCACCACCTCGTCGGTTATTCTGGAAACCAAGTTCAAGCGTTGA
- the astA gene encoding arginine N-succinyltransferase — protein sequence MLLIRPIQASDFPALMTMARESGAGFTSLPLCERKLTQKIAHSEASFNADIDEPGEQGYLFVLEDTDTGEILGASGIEASVGLGSPLYHFHKSTVVHQCKELDIFNPVEVLTLGNDYTGVTEICTLFLREPYRVGLNGRFLSKVRFMYMAEHPRRFAKLVIAEMRGAADENGQPPFWGWLRETFFNMEFSKADYLIGVGNKGFIADLMPRYPIYVDLLPKAARDTIGQVHENTVPALKLLENEGFMHRGYVDLFDAGPTVEAQLKQIKSVRQSHRVKVVISQNPAEHKGEFHLAVCNCDSKEFRATVSDECRLDTETHSILMSPAMADVLNVAEGDLVRYLNLDKGAK from the coding sequence ATGTTACTTATCCGTCCTATACAGGCTTCGGACTTCCCTGCGCTGATGACCATGGCGCGGGAATCCGGTGCAGGCTTTACCTCCCTGCCCCTGTGCGAGCGAAAACTGACCCAGAAAATCGCCCATTCTGAAGCAAGTTTTAACGCTGATATCGATGAGCCCGGCGAGCAGGGTTACCTGTTTGTACTGGAAGACACAGACACAGGCGAGATCCTTGGCGCCTCGGGCATCGAGGCCTCGGTCGGCCTTGGCAGCCCGCTGTACCATTTCCATAAAAGCACTGTGGTGCACCAGTGTAAGGAGCTGGATATTTTCAATCCGGTGGAAGTCCTGACCCTGGGGAACGATTACACCGGCGTGACCGAAATCTGCACCCTGTTTTTGCGCGAGCCTTACCGGGTGGGTCTTAATGGCCGCTTCCTGTCCAAGGTGCGCTTTATGTACATGGCCGAGCACCCCAGGCGGTTTGCCAAGCTGGTGATTGCCGAAATGCGCGGGGCCGCCGACGAAAACGGTCAGCCACCCTTCTGGGGCTGGCTGCGGGAAACCTTCTTTAATATGGAGTTTTCCAAGGCCGATTACCTGATTGGCGTGGGCAACAAGGGCTTTATTGCCGACCTGATGCCCCGCTACCCCATCTATGTGGATCTGCTGCCCAAAGCCGCCCGGGATACCATAGGCCAGGTGCATGAAAACACAGTTCCTGCCCTTAAGCTTTTGGAAAACGAAGGCTTTATGCATCGCGGCTACGTTGACCTGTTCGATGCCGGCCCCACGGTGGAAGCCCAGCTTAAACAAATCAAGTCGGTGCGCCAGAGCCACAGGGTCAAGGTGGTGATAAGCCAAAACCCTGCCGAGCATAAAGGCGAGTTTCACCTGGCGGTGTGCAACTGCGACAGCAAGGAATTCCGCGCCACCGTCAGCGACGAATGTCGTCTGGACACAGAAACACACAGCATATTGATGAGCCCGGCTATGGCCGATGTGCTCAATGTCGCCGAGGGCGATTTGGTGCGGTACCTGAATCTCGACAAGGGGGCCAAATGA
- a CDS encoding SHOCT domain-containing protein, translating into MKIEGKSQTKDSKYNATIGFIVSIGMLLVVFMAIDFSTMPAFGKVFMILWIFVVAAQGYQAYRNSIFSNNSLHQKVTDHNLNLKGEAGSAVSRANNDHADRLIKVEQLYNDGLLSREEYLAKRKDILDGDWGS; encoded by the coding sequence ATGAAAATTGAAGGGAAATCTCAAACAAAAGACTCAAAATACAACGCCACAATTGGCTTTATAGTCAGCATCGGTATGCTTCTTGTTGTTTTTATGGCGATTGATTTTTCTACTATGCCTGCATTTGGCAAGGTATTCATGATTTTATGGATCTTTGTAGTAGCAGCACAGGGTTATCAGGCATATCGTAATTCTATTTTTTCAAACAATAGTCTTCATCAAAAGGTGACAGATCATAATTTGAATTTGAAAGGAGAAGCGGGATCTGCGGTCAGTAGAGCAAATAATGACCATGCGGACAGACTTATAAAAGTCGAACAACTGTATAACGATGGGTTGTTATCCAGGGAAGAATATTTGGCCAAAAGAAAGGATATTTTGGACGGAGATTGGGGTAGCTAA
- a CDS encoding DUF6694 family lipoprotein has protein sequence MRSLVLTIAIITLIGCASTKDEFTFDGSTEESIQSDISYMLKKLPDRKKLEFSMALLAIQFSDVTGVKDFIGDPTMESTNYFILSKKLDGLTYKEVMELASKSPTKVSLDVSTQ, from the coding sequence ATGAGATCTCTAGTTTTAACAATTGCAATCATCACTCTAATAGGCTGTGCCAGTACTAAGGACGAATTTACCTTTGACGGCAGCACCGAGGAGTCTATTCAAAGCGATATCAGTTATATGTTAAAAAAATTGCCAGACAGAAAAAAATTAGAGTTTTCGATGGCTTTGCTCGCAATCCAGTTTTCGGATGTCACAGGTGTAAAAGACTTTATTGGAGATCCCACAATGGAATCGACCAATTACTTTATTTTGAGTAAAAAACTCGATGGGCTAACCTATAAGGAAGTAATGGAGCTGGCATCGAAATCACCAACCAAAGTTTCCTTGGATGTATCAACGCAATAA
- the kdsB gene encoding 8-amino-3,8-dideoxy-manno-octulosonate cytidylyltransferase KdsB produces MNVTLLIPARYGSSRFPGKPLAPINGKPMIQHVYERAALAKGLNAIYVATDDERIKAAVESFSGKVVMTGADAASGTDRIEDAITQLGLADDDLVINLQGDQPLIDPISIEQIVELFRRHPGEFEMATLGYQISDKAELDDPKHVKMVFDNDMYALYFSRARIPFGRDVSEYPVYKHLGVYAYTRRFVHTFNSLPLGRLEDLEKLEQLRALEYGHRIKVAISAFDSPEVDTPEDIRRCENRLKVD; encoded by the coding sequence ATGAACGTGACCCTGCTGATCCCTGCCCGCTACGGCTCCAGCCGTTTTCCCGGCAAGCCATTGGCTCCCATCAATGGCAAACCCATGATCCAGCACGTCTATGAGCGTGCGGCACTGGCGAAGGGATTGAATGCCATCTACGTGGCCACGGACGATGAACGTATTAAGGCTGCCGTTGAATCCTTTAGCGGCAAAGTGGTAATGACAGGTGCCGATGCTGCATCGGGTACCGACCGTATCGAAGACGCCATCACCCAGCTGGGTTTGGCCGACGATGATTTGGTGATTAACCTTCAGGGCGATCAGCCCCTGATTGACCCTATCTCCATCGAGCAGATTGTCGAGCTGTTCCGCCGCCATCCCGGTGAGTTTGAAATGGCCACCCTGGGTTACCAGATAAGCGACAAGGCCGAGCTCGACGATCCCAAGCACGTGAAGATGGTGTTCGACAACGACATGTATGCGCTTTACTTCTCCCGTGCCCGCATTCCTTTCGGCCGTGACGTAAGCGAATACCCTGTGTACAAGCATTTGGGTGTGTATGCCTACACCCGCCGTTTTGTGCACACCTTCAACAGCCTGCCCCTGGGCCGCCTGGAAGATCTTGAAAAGCTCGAGCAGCTGCGTGCCCTCGAGTACGGTCACAGGATTAAAGTTGCCATCAGCGCCTTTGATTCACCGGAAGTGGATACCCCAGAGGATATCCGCCGCTGTGAAAATCGTCTGAAGGTAGACTGA
- a CDS encoding LysR family transcriptional regulator, with amino-acid sequence MQVHDVDLKLLRIFVAIVECGGLSAAESRLNIGRSTISAHLSDLEVRLGIKLCKRGRSGFELTESGRVTYQASLELLQHCDAFASTVASAKQELAGRASIAVIDTLVSDPRCDIAGVIAALKAKSSHIQFDINVCEAREVETSVVNGRSLVGIGVSRHHLRGLDYHPLHNETNYLYCGVGHPLFDCHPDKVPALLQNAEVITSNYMRDKEMRNDDLNYQNTATAYHDEGIAHLILSGKFIGYLPEHYASHWVDKGLFKAILPEKYSYQIPVVLITSKSIATTPLATALIDEIKRRH; translated from the coding sequence GTGCAGGTTCATGACGTCGATTTAAAGCTGCTGAGGATATTTGTGGCCATTGTGGAGTGCGGCGGCCTGTCGGCGGCTGAGTCGCGGCTCAATATTGGCCGCTCCACCATCAGCGCTCACCTGTCGGATTTGGAAGTGCGTCTGGGCATTAAGCTGTGTAAGCGCGGCCGCAGCGGCTTTGAGCTCACTGAGTCTGGCCGGGTAACCTATCAGGCTTCGTTGGAGCTGCTGCAGCACTGCGACGCCTTCGCATCCACAGTGGCCAGCGCCAAGCAGGAGCTGGCGGGCCGGGCCAGCATTGCGGTGATTGATACCCTGGTGAGCGATCCCCGCTGTGACATTGCCGGAGTGATTGCGGCGCTCAAGGCCAAGAGCAGCCATATCCAGTTTGATATCAACGTGTGTGAGGCGCGGGAGGTGGAAACCTCGGTGGTCAACGGCCGCTCTTTGGTGGGGATTGGGGTAAGCCGTCATCATTTGCGCGGGCTCGACTATCACCCGCTCCATAACGAGACCAACTACTTATATTGCGGTGTGGGTCATCCACTGTTTGATTGCCACCCAGACAAGGTGCCTGCACTGCTGCAAAACGCCGAGGTTATCACCAGTAACTATATGCGCGACAAAGAGATGCGTAACGATGACCTTAACTATCAAAACACCGCCACCGCCTACCACGATGAAGGCATTGCCCATCTTATTCTGTCGGGCAAATTTATCGGCTACCTGCCGGAGCACTACGCCAGCCACTGGGTGGACAAGGGGCTGTTCAAAGCCATTTTGCCGGAGAAATACTCCTACCAAATCCCTGTGGTGCTTATCACCTCAAAAAGCATCGCCACGACTCCGCTGGCAACGGCGCTGATTGATGAGATAAAACGCCGCCATTAA
- a CDS encoding IS5 family transposase produces MGKAKHKIINWPEYNQSLRNRGSLTFWMDDAAIKGWLCHQHHGGRGRGFQFTDHAIEVALMLKSVFGLSLRATEGFINSLFKLMDVPLTSPDYSCLSKRAKTVKIAYRSPSHGAIAHVVIDATGLKIFGEGEWKIRKHGKEKRRVWRKLHLAVDAQTHAIIAAEVSLDSVGDNEVLGTLLKPLRRRIEQVSADGAYDTKACHKLLKNKGIKAVIPPRSNAGYWSKDHIRNEAVDALKAGSLSDWKQQHHYGKRSLAETAMYRYKQLISPTLTLRDYNAQVGEALAGVKAMNKMLSLGMPSRGAGR; encoded by the coding sequence ATGGGTAAAGCCAAGCACAAAATCATTAACTGGCCTGAGTACAACCAGAGTTTGCGCAATCGCGGTTCATTGACCTTTTGGATGGATGACGCAGCCATTAAGGGCTGGTTATGCCATCAGCATCATGGTGGTCGGGGGCGCGGTTTTCAGTTTACTGACCATGCGATTGAAGTCGCTCTGATGCTGAAAAGCGTTTTTGGCTTGTCGTTGCGCGCCACAGAGGGGTTCATTAATTCCTTGTTTAAGCTGATGGATGTTCCCTTGACCTCACCGGACTATAGCTGCCTCAGCAAGCGAGCTAAAACCGTGAAAATTGCCTACCGATCGCCGAGTCATGGCGCGATTGCCCATGTCGTTATCGATGCCACAGGCTTGAAAATCTTTGGCGAAGGCGAATGGAAAATCCGTAAGCATGGCAAAGAAAAGCGCCGCGTTTGGCGCAAGCTGCATTTGGCCGTCGATGCCCAAACACATGCCATTATTGCGGCGGAAGTCAGTCTTGATAGCGTCGGCGACAATGAAGTGCTGGGCACCTTACTCAAGCCGCTGCGTCGTCGCATAGAGCAAGTCTCTGCCGATGGCGCATATGACACCAAAGCCTGCCACAAGCTACTTAAAAATAAAGGGATAAAAGCAGTGATACCGCCGAGGTCGAATGCGGGCTACTGGTCCAAAGACCATATTCGCAATGAGGCCGTGGATGCACTTAAAGCAGGTAGCTTATCTGACTGGAAGCAGCAACATCACTACGGTAAAAGGTCGCTGGCGGAAACCGCAATGTACCGATACAAACAGCTGATAAGCCCGACCCTGACGCTGCGAGACTACAACGCCCAGGTTGGCGAAGCCTTAGCTGGAGTTAAGGCCATGAACAAAATGCTGAGCTTGGGAATGCCTTCAAGGGGCGCTGGTCGTTAA
- a CDS encoding DUF2897 family protein: MSNLEVWLIILLVIGVILSNIAVLKYSAKFKMPQFGAPKKPADNKSKVAADGTGDDSAASGAGAKSANAAKATAKATAKSTPNADSQTPPESKPD, encoded by the coding sequence ATGTCGAATCTGGAAGTCTGGCTCATCATCCTGTTGGTGATTGGGGTGATTTTGTCAAACATCGCCGTACTCAAGTACAGCGCCAAGTTCAAAATGCCCCAGTTTGGCGCCCCAAAAAAACCGGCGGATAACAAATCCAAGGTTGCTGCAGATGGCACGGGTGATGATTCAGCCGCATCCGGGGCTGGTGCCAAATCCGCCAACGCTGCCAAAGCTACTGCCAAAGCGACGGCCAAAAGTACGCCAAACGCCGACAGCCAAACGCCGCCAGAGAGCAAACCCGATTAG
- a CDS encoding aspartate aminotransferase family protein, which translates to MHINRSLFDEVMVPNYAPSPIIPVKGLGSRLWDQNGREFIDFAGGIAVNCLGHCHPALVSALTEQAQKVWHLSNTMTNEPALMLAKKLVDNTFAEKVYFANSGAEANEAALKLVRRVALNRFGAEKSQIIAFKQGFHGRTLFTVSVGGQPAYSDGFGPKPADIDHAEYNNLESLKALISDRTCAVVLEPLQGEGGIINPTPEFIRGVRELCDQHNALLVFDEVQTGVGRTGELYAYMGLGVTPDVLTTAKALGGGFPIGAMLTTTELAKHLVVGTHGSTYGGNPLACAVGLAAFNTVNTPEVLNGVKAREQLFRDGLSAINDKYKVFTEVRGKGLLLGAALNADYAGKARDFMLAAAEEGVLLLMAGQNVVRFAPSLIIPEADVREGLARFDAAIAKLVARLNAG; encoded by the coding sequence ATGCATATCAACAGAAGTTTATTCGATGAAGTGATGGTTCCCAACTACGCGCCATCTCCTATCATTCCGGTAAAGGGCCTTGGGTCACGCCTGTGGGATCAGAATGGTCGTGAGTTTATTGATTTCGCCGGTGGCATTGCCGTTAACTGCCTGGGCCATTGCCATCCTGCGCTGGTCTCTGCCCTGACTGAACAGGCACAAAAAGTGTGGCACCTGTCCAACACCATGACCAACGAGCCTGCACTGATGCTGGCCAAAAAACTCGTCGATAACACCTTCGCCGAGAAGGTGTACTTTGCCAACTCAGGCGCCGAAGCCAACGAAGCCGCCCTTAAACTGGTACGCCGCGTGGCACTGAACAGGTTTGGTGCGGAAAAATCACAAATAATCGCCTTCAAACAAGGCTTCCACGGCCGCACCCTGTTTACCGTATCCGTGGGTGGTCAGCCTGCCTACTCCGATGGCTTTGGCCCCAAGCCTGCCGATATCGACCATGCCGAATACAATAACCTTGAAAGCTTGAAGGCGCTGATTTCCGACCGCACCTGCGCCGTGGTACTTGAGCCACTGCAGGGTGAAGGCGGCATCATTAATCCAACCCCGGAATTCATCAGGGGCGTGCGTGAACTCTGTGACCAGCACAATGCCCTGCTGGTATTCGATGAAGTACAAACCGGCGTGGGCCGCACCGGGGAGCTCTATGCCTATATGGGCCTGGGCGTAACCCCGGATGTGCTGACCACAGCCAAAGCCCTTGGCGGTGGTTTCCCCATTGGCGCCATGCTGACCACCACTGAACTGGCCAAGCATCTGGTGGTGGGCACCCACGGCAGCACTTACGGCGGTAACCCGCTGGCCTGTGCCGTCGGTCTGGCGGCCTTCAACACGGTGAACACGCCTGAAGTACTCAATGGCGTGAAAGCCCGCGAGCAGCTGTTCCGTGATGGCCTCAGTGCCATCAACGACAAGTACAAGGTCTTCACCGAAGTACGTGGCAAGGGCTTGCTTCTGGGCGCTGCGCTCAATGCCGACTATGCCGGCAAAGCCCGCGACTTTATGCTGGCCGCCGCCGAAGAAGGTGTGCTCTTGCTGATGGCCGGTCAAAACGTGGTGCGTTTCGCCCCTTCTCTTATCATCCCTGAGGCAGACGTTCGGGAAGGCCTGGCGCGTTTCGACGCCGCCATCGCCAAATTGGTAGCCAGGCTTAACGCCGGTTAA